One genomic window of Halictus rubicundus isolate RS-2024b chromosome 12, iyHalRubi1_principal, whole genome shotgun sequence includes the following:
- the Shi gene encoding dynamin-1 shibire isoform X11: MAGNTGMEQLIPIVNKLQDAFTQLGVHMQLDLPQIAVVGGQSAGKSSVLENFVGKDFLPRGSGIVTRRPLILQLINSPTEFAEFLHCKGKKFVDFDEVRKEIEAETDRVTGGNKGISNIPINLRVYSPNVLNLTLIDLPGLTKVPIGDQPADIEAQIKAMIFQFIKRENCLILAVTPANTDLANSDALKLAKEVDPEGVRTIGVITKLDLMDDGTDARDILENKLLPLRRGYIGVVNRSQKDIEGRKDIKNALAAERKFFLSHPSYRHLADRLGTPYLQRVLNQQLTNHIRDTLPALRDRLQKQLLALEKDVEQYKHFRPDDPAIKTKAMLQKTFLRMIQQLQSDFERTIEGSGSAQINTMELSGGAKINRLFHERFPFEIVKMEFDEKELRREIAFAIRNIHGIRVGLFTPDMAFEAIVKKQINRLKEPSLKCVDLVVQELSNVVRICTDRMNRYPRLREETERIITSHVRQREQMCKEQLVLLVDCELAYMNTNHEDFIGFANAAASSHNASAQQSSENAVKSGRHTLGNQVIRKGYMCIHNLGIMKGGSRDYWFVLTSESISWFKDEEEREKKYMLPLDGLKLRDLEQGFMSRRHLFALFNPEGRNVYKDYKQLELSCETQDDVDSWKASFLRAGVYPEKSTEQTNGEGEDKQRGGSEAQSSMDPQLERQVETIRNLVDSYMKIVTKTTRDLVPKTIMHLIINNAKDFINGELLAHLYASGDQASMMEESPEEAQKREEMLRMYHACKEALRIIGDVSMATVTTPVPPPVKNDWLASGENPRLSPPSPGGPRRGVTQPPPLSSSRAPPPVPAGGRPAPAIPNRPGPGGPPPTRATPGLPPPLIPSRPVPNIPPRIPDRPYYGRLN; encoded by the exons AGATTTCTTACCCAGAGGATCTGGCATTGTAACCAGAAGACCGCTTATCTTGCAATTGATTAACAGTCCAACTG AATTTGCCGAATTTCTACATTGTAAGGGTAAGAAGTTTGTGGATTTTGATGAAGTACGGAAAGAAATTGAAGCTGAAACTGATAGAGTAACAGGTGGCAACAAGGGTATATCCAACATACCCATTAATTTAAGAGTATATTCACCAAAtg TTCTAAACTTGACGCTAATCGATTTACCTGGTCTGACAAAAGTACCAATTGGGGATCAACCAGCAGATATCGAAGCTCAAATTAAAGCCatgatttttcaatttatcaaaAGAGAGAATTGCCTCATATTAGCGGTCACTCCAGCAAACACTGATTTGGCGAACAGTGATGCTCTGAAACTTGCTAAAGAAGTAGACCCTGAAG GTGTACGTACAATTGGTGTTATTACAAAATTGGATCTTATGGATGATGGAACTGATGCAAGGGATATTTTGGAAAACAAATTACTACCCTTGAGACGTGGTTACATAGGTGTTGTTAACAGAAGTCAGAAAGATATAGAAGGTAGAAAAGACATTAAAAATGCTTTGGCAGCGGAAAGAAAGTTTTTCCTGAG CCATCCATCTTATCGGCATTTAGCAGATAGATTAGGAACACCATACTTGCAACGAGTCTTGAATCAACAGTTAACCAATCATATCAGGGATACTTTACCAGCATTAAGAGACAGATTACAGAAACAGTTACTTGCATTGGAAAAGGACGTGGAACAATATAAACATTTTAGACCCGATGATCCTGCCATAAAGACAAAAGCTATGTTGCA aaaaacatttttaaggATGATACAGCAACTTCAATCAGATTTTGAAAGGACTATTGAAGGCTCTGGATCTGCACAAATCAATACAATGGAACTTAGTGGTGGTGCTAAAATTAATCGATTATTCCACGAACGTTTTCCATTCGAAATAGTTAAAATGGAATTTGATGAAAAAGAATTGAGACGAGAAATAGCATTTGCTATTAGAAACATTCATG GTATCAGAGTGGGATTGTTTACTCCTGACATGGCATTTGAGGCAATAGTGAAGAAACAAATCAATAGACTCAAAGAACCCAGTCTAAAATGCGTAGACTTAGTTGTACAGGAACTCAGTAATGTTGTACGCATTTGTACAGATAGG ATGAACCGTTATCCTAGATTGAGGGAAGAAACGGAACGTATCATTACCTCTCATGTTAGGCAACGCGAGCAGATGTGCAAGGAGCAGTTGGTACTTTTGGTGGACTGTGAACTGGCGTACATGAACACGAACCACGAAGATTTTATTGGTTTTGCCAA CGCGGCAGCCAGTAGCCATAATGCAAG TGCCCAACAATCATCAGAAAATGCTGTTAAATCGGGACGCCATACTTTAGGCAATCAGGTGATACGCAAGGGATACATGTGCATTCATAATCTTGGTATAATGAAAGGTGGATCTAGAGATTATTGGTTTGTTTTAACATCAGAGAGCATTTCCTGGTTCAAAGATGAAgaa GAACGTGAAAAGAAGTACATGCTACCATTAGACGGCTTGAAGTTGCGTGATTTGGAACAAGGATTTATGTCTCGGCGCCATTTGTTTGCATTGTTCAATCCAGAAGGCAGAAATGTATATAAGGATTACAAACAGCTTGAATTGAGTTGCGAAACACAGGATGATGTTGACTCCTGGAAGGCATCGTTCCTTAGAGCTGGCGTATATCCCGAAAAATCAACGGAGCAAACAAATGGAGAAGGAGAG GATAAGCAGCGG GGCGGATCAGAAGCTCAATCATCTATGGATCCTCAATTGGAGCGCCAAGTGGAGACTATTAGGAATTTAGTAGATTCATACATGAAGATTGTTACAAAAACTACCCGTGATCTGGTTCCAAAGACAATTATGCATTTGATCATTAACAACGCAAAGGATTTCATTAACGGGGAGCTGTTGGCACACTTGTATGCGAGCGGCGATCAG GCTTCGATGATGGAAGAATCGCCCGAGGAAGCACAAAAGCGAGAAGAAATGCTGCGCATGTACCACGCATGCAAGGAAGCGCTGCGCATCATTGGAGACGTCTCGATGGCTACGGTCACCACCCCGGTGCCACCACCGGTGAAGAACGACTGGCTGGCGTCTGGCGAGAATCCAAG GTTATCACCACCATCTCCTGGTGGTCCCAGACGTGGAGTGACACAGCCACCACCTCTTTCTAGTTCTCGAGCACCTCCACCGGTTCCAGCTGGTGGCCGACCAGCACCGGCCATTCCCAACCGACCTGGACCTGGTGGACCACCACCGACCCGTGCTACACCTGGCCTACCGCCTCCACTAATACCATC GCGTCCCGTACCCAATATTCCTCCCCGAATTCCCGACAGACCGTACTACGGCCGATTAAACTGA
- the Shi gene encoding dynamin-1 shibire isoform X6 codes for MAGNTGMEQLIPIVNKLQDAFTQLGVHMQLDLPQIAVVGGQSAGKSSVLENFVGKDFLPRGSGIVTRRPLILQLINSPTEFAEFLHCKGKKFVDFDEVRKEIEAETDRVTGGNKGISNIPINLRVYSPNVLNLTLIDLPGLTKVPIGDQPADIEAQIKAMIFQFIKRENCLILAVTPANTDLANSDALKLAKEVDPEGVRTIGVITKLDLMDDGTDARDILENKLLPLRRGYIGVVNRSQKDIEGRKDIKNALAAERKFFLSHPSYRHLADRLGTPYLQRVLNQQLTNHIRDTLPALRDRLQKQLLALEKDVEQYKHFRPDDPAIKTKAMLQKTFLRMIQQLQSDFERTIEGSGSAQINTMELSGGAKINRLFHERFPFEIVKMEFDEKELRREIAFAIRNIHGIRVGLFTPDMAFEAIVKKQINRLKEPSLKCVDLVVQELSNVVRICTDRMNRYPRLREETERIITSHVRQREQMCKEQLVLLVDCELAYMNTNHEDFIGFANAQQSSENAVKSGRHTLGNQVIRKGYMCIHNLGIMKGGSRDYWFVLTSESISWFKDEEEREKKYMLPLDGLKLRDLEQGFMSRRHLFALFNPEGRNVYKDYKQLELSCETQDDVDSWKASFLRAGVYPEKSTEQTNGEGEDKQRGGSEAQSSMDPQLERQVETIRNLVDSYMKIVTKTTRDLVPKTIMHLIINNAKDFINGELLAHLYASGDQASMMEESPEEAQKREEMLRMYHACKEALRIIGDVSMATVTTPVPPPVKNDWLASGENPRLSPPSPGGPRRGVTQPPPLSSSRAPPPVPAGGRPAPAIPNRPGPGGPPPTRATPGLPPPLIPSRGGGLQQRITQAATQAAANAAVNELMDAFKIKRPVPNIPPRIPDRPYYGRLN; via the exons AGATTTCTTACCCAGAGGATCTGGCATTGTAACCAGAAGACCGCTTATCTTGCAATTGATTAACAGTCCAACTG AATTTGCCGAATTTCTACATTGTAAGGGTAAGAAGTTTGTGGATTTTGATGAAGTACGGAAAGAAATTGAAGCTGAAACTGATAGAGTAACAGGTGGCAACAAGGGTATATCCAACATACCCATTAATTTAAGAGTATATTCACCAAAtg TTCTAAACTTGACGCTAATCGATTTACCTGGTCTGACAAAAGTACCAATTGGGGATCAACCAGCAGATATCGAAGCTCAAATTAAAGCCatgatttttcaatttatcaaaAGAGAGAATTGCCTCATATTAGCGGTCACTCCAGCAAACACTGATTTGGCGAACAGTGATGCTCTGAAACTTGCTAAAGAAGTAGACCCTGAAG GTGTACGTACAATTGGTGTTATTACAAAATTGGATCTTATGGATGATGGAACTGATGCAAGGGATATTTTGGAAAACAAATTACTACCCTTGAGACGTGGTTACATAGGTGTTGTTAACAGAAGTCAGAAAGATATAGAAGGTAGAAAAGACATTAAAAATGCTTTGGCAGCGGAAAGAAAGTTTTTCCTGAG CCATCCATCTTATCGGCATTTAGCAGATAGATTAGGAACACCATACTTGCAACGAGTCTTGAATCAACAGTTAACCAATCATATCAGGGATACTTTACCAGCATTAAGAGACAGATTACAGAAACAGTTACTTGCATTGGAAAAGGACGTGGAACAATATAAACATTTTAGACCCGATGATCCTGCCATAAAGACAAAAGCTATGTTGCA aaaaacatttttaaggATGATACAGCAACTTCAATCAGATTTTGAAAGGACTATTGAAGGCTCTGGATCTGCACAAATCAATACAATGGAACTTAGTGGTGGTGCTAAAATTAATCGATTATTCCACGAACGTTTTCCATTCGAAATAGTTAAAATGGAATTTGATGAAAAAGAATTGAGACGAGAAATAGCATTTGCTATTAGAAACATTCATG GTATCAGAGTGGGATTGTTTACTCCTGACATGGCATTTGAGGCAATAGTGAAGAAACAAATCAATAGACTCAAAGAACCCAGTCTAAAATGCGTAGACTTAGTTGTACAGGAACTCAGTAATGTTGTACGCATTTGTACAGATAGG ATGAACCGTTATCCTAGATTGAGGGAAGAAACGGAACGTATCATTACCTCTCATGTTAGGCAACGCGAGCAGATGTGCAAGGAGCAGTTGGTACTTTTGGTGGACTGTGAACTGGCGTACATGAACACGAACCACGAAGATTTTATTGGTTTTGCCAA TGCCCAACAATCATCAGAAAATGCTGTTAAATCGGGACGCCATACTTTAGGCAATCAGGTGATACGCAAGGGATACATGTGCATTCATAATCTTGGTATAATGAAAGGTGGATCTAGAGATTATTGGTTTGTTTTAACATCAGAGAGCATTTCCTGGTTCAAAGATGAAgaa GAACGTGAAAAGAAGTACATGCTACCATTAGACGGCTTGAAGTTGCGTGATTTGGAACAAGGATTTATGTCTCGGCGCCATTTGTTTGCATTGTTCAATCCAGAAGGCAGAAATGTATATAAGGATTACAAACAGCTTGAATTGAGTTGCGAAACACAGGATGATGTTGACTCCTGGAAGGCATCGTTCCTTAGAGCTGGCGTATATCCCGAAAAATCAACGGAGCAAACAAATGGAGAAGGAGAG GATAAGCAGCGG GGCGGATCAGAAGCTCAATCATCTATGGATCCTCAATTGGAGCGCCAAGTGGAGACTATTAGGAATTTAGTAGATTCATACATGAAGATTGTTACAAAAACTACCCGTGATCTGGTTCCAAAGACAATTATGCATTTGATCATTAACAACGCAAAGGATTTCATTAACGGGGAGCTGTTGGCACACTTGTATGCGAGCGGCGATCAG GCTTCGATGATGGAAGAATCGCCCGAGGAAGCACAAAAGCGAGAAGAAATGCTGCGCATGTACCACGCATGCAAGGAAGCGCTGCGCATCATTGGAGACGTCTCGATGGCTACGGTCACCACCCCGGTGCCACCACCGGTGAAGAACGACTGGCTGGCGTCTGGCGAGAATCCAAG GTTATCACCACCATCTCCTGGTGGTCCCAGACGTGGAGTGACACAGCCACCACCTCTTTCTAGTTCTCGAGCACCTCCACCGGTTCCAGCTGGTGGCCGACCAGCACCGGCCATTCCCAACCGACCTGGACCTGGTGGACCACCACCGACCCGTGCTACACCTGGCCTACCGCCTCCACTAATACCATC TCGCGGGGGTGGTCTGCAGCAGAGGATTACGCAAGCCGCGACACAGGCCGCTGCAAATGCCGCCGTGAACGAGCTGATGGATGCATTCAAGATCAA GCGTCCCGTACCCAATATTCCTCCCCGAATTCCCGACAGACCGTACTACGGCCGATTAAACTGA
- the Shi gene encoding dynamin-1 shibire isoform X8, with protein sequence MAGNTGMEQLIPIVNKLQDAFTQLGVHMQLDLPQIAVVGGQSAGKSSVLENFVGKDFLPRGSGIVTRRPLILQLINSPTEFAEFLHCKGKKFVDFDEVRKEIEAETDRVTGGNKGISNIPINLRVYSPNVLNLTLIDLPGLTKVPIGDQPADIEAQIKAMIFQFIKRENCLILAVTPANTDLANSDALKLAKEVDPEGVRTIGVITKLDLMDDGTDARDILENKLLPLRRGYIGVVNRSQKDIEGRKDIKNALAAERKFFLSHPSYRHLADRLGTPYLQRVLNQQLTNHIRDTLPALRDRLQKQLLALEKDVEQYKHFRPDDPAIKTKAMLQMIQQLQSDFERTIEGSGSAQINTMELSGGAKINRLFHERFPFEIVKMEFDEKELRREIAFAIRNIHGIRVGLFTPDMAFEAIVKKQINRLKEPSLKCVDLVVQELSNVVRICTDRMNRYPRLREETERIITSHVRQREQMCKEQLVLLVDCELAYMNTNHEDFIGFANAQQSSENAVKSGRHTLGNQVIRKGYMCIHNLGIMKGGSRDYWFVLTSESISWFKDEEEREKKYMLPLDGLKLRDLEQGFMSRRHLFALFNPEGRNVYKDYKQLELSCETQDDVDSWKASFLRAGVYPEKSTEQTNGEGEDKQRGGSEAQSSMDPQLERQVETIRNLVDSYMKIVTKTTRDLVPKTIMHLIINNAKDFINGELLAHLYASGDQASMMEESPEEAQKREEMLRMYHACKEALRIIGDVSMATVTTPVPPPVKNDWLASGENPRLSPPSPGGPRRGVTQPPPLSSSRAPPPVPAGGRPAPAIPNRPGPGGPPPTRATPGLPPPLIPSRGGGLQQRITQAATQAAANAAVNELMDAFKIKRPVPNIPPRIPDRPYYGRLN encoded by the exons AGATTTCTTACCCAGAGGATCTGGCATTGTAACCAGAAGACCGCTTATCTTGCAATTGATTAACAGTCCAACTG AATTTGCCGAATTTCTACATTGTAAGGGTAAGAAGTTTGTGGATTTTGATGAAGTACGGAAAGAAATTGAAGCTGAAACTGATAGAGTAACAGGTGGCAACAAGGGTATATCCAACATACCCATTAATTTAAGAGTATATTCACCAAAtg TTCTAAACTTGACGCTAATCGATTTACCTGGTCTGACAAAAGTACCAATTGGGGATCAACCAGCAGATATCGAAGCTCAAATTAAAGCCatgatttttcaatttatcaaaAGAGAGAATTGCCTCATATTAGCGGTCACTCCAGCAAACACTGATTTGGCGAACAGTGATGCTCTGAAACTTGCTAAAGAAGTAGACCCTGAAG GTGTACGTACAATTGGTGTTATTACAAAATTGGATCTTATGGATGATGGAACTGATGCAAGGGATATTTTGGAAAACAAATTACTACCCTTGAGACGTGGTTACATAGGTGTTGTTAACAGAAGTCAGAAAGATATAGAAGGTAGAAAAGACATTAAAAATGCTTTGGCAGCGGAAAGAAAGTTTTTCCTGAG CCATCCATCTTATCGGCATTTAGCAGATAGATTAGGAACACCATACTTGCAACGAGTCTTGAATCAACAGTTAACCAATCATATCAGGGATACTTTACCAGCATTAAGAGACAGATTACAGAAACAGTTACTTGCATTGGAAAAGGACGTGGAACAATATAAACATTTTAGACCCGATGATCCTGCCATAAAGACAAAAGCTATGTTGCA gATGATACAGCAACTTCAATCAGATTTTGAAAGGACTATTGAAGGCTCTGGATCTGCACAAATCAATACAATGGAACTTAGTGGTGGTGCTAAAATTAATCGATTATTCCACGAACGTTTTCCATTCGAAATAGTTAAAATGGAATTTGATGAAAAAGAATTGAGACGAGAAATAGCATTTGCTATTAGAAACATTCATG GTATCAGAGTGGGATTGTTTACTCCTGACATGGCATTTGAGGCAATAGTGAAGAAACAAATCAATAGACTCAAAGAACCCAGTCTAAAATGCGTAGACTTAGTTGTACAGGAACTCAGTAATGTTGTACGCATTTGTACAGATAGG ATGAACCGTTATCCTAGATTGAGGGAAGAAACGGAACGTATCATTACCTCTCATGTTAGGCAACGCGAGCAGATGTGCAAGGAGCAGTTGGTACTTTTGGTGGACTGTGAACTGGCGTACATGAACACGAACCACGAAGATTTTATTGGTTTTGCCAA TGCCCAACAATCATCAGAAAATGCTGTTAAATCGGGACGCCATACTTTAGGCAATCAGGTGATACGCAAGGGATACATGTGCATTCATAATCTTGGTATAATGAAAGGTGGATCTAGAGATTATTGGTTTGTTTTAACATCAGAGAGCATTTCCTGGTTCAAAGATGAAgaa GAACGTGAAAAGAAGTACATGCTACCATTAGACGGCTTGAAGTTGCGTGATTTGGAACAAGGATTTATGTCTCGGCGCCATTTGTTTGCATTGTTCAATCCAGAAGGCAGAAATGTATATAAGGATTACAAACAGCTTGAATTGAGTTGCGAAACACAGGATGATGTTGACTCCTGGAAGGCATCGTTCCTTAGAGCTGGCGTATATCCCGAAAAATCAACGGAGCAAACAAATGGAGAAGGAGAG GATAAGCAGCGG GGCGGATCAGAAGCTCAATCATCTATGGATCCTCAATTGGAGCGCCAAGTGGAGACTATTAGGAATTTAGTAGATTCATACATGAAGATTGTTACAAAAACTACCCGTGATCTGGTTCCAAAGACAATTATGCATTTGATCATTAACAACGCAAAGGATTTCATTAACGGGGAGCTGTTGGCACACTTGTATGCGAGCGGCGATCAG GCTTCGATGATGGAAGAATCGCCCGAGGAAGCACAAAAGCGAGAAGAAATGCTGCGCATGTACCACGCATGCAAGGAAGCGCTGCGCATCATTGGAGACGTCTCGATGGCTACGGTCACCACCCCGGTGCCACCACCGGTGAAGAACGACTGGCTGGCGTCTGGCGAGAATCCAAG GTTATCACCACCATCTCCTGGTGGTCCCAGACGTGGAGTGACACAGCCACCACCTCTTTCTAGTTCTCGAGCACCTCCACCGGTTCCAGCTGGTGGCCGACCAGCACCGGCCATTCCCAACCGACCTGGACCTGGTGGACCACCACCGACCCGTGCTACACCTGGCCTACCGCCTCCACTAATACCATC TCGCGGGGGTGGTCTGCAGCAGAGGATTACGCAAGCCGCGACACAGGCCGCTGCAAATGCCGCCGTGAACGAGCTGATGGATGCATTCAAGATCAA GCGTCCCGTACCCAATATTCCTCCCCGAATTCCCGACAGACCGTACTACGGCCGATTAAACTGA
- the Shi gene encoding dynamin-1 shibire isoform X7, producing the protein MAGNTGMEQLIPIVNKLQDAFTQLGVHMQLDLPQIAVVGGQSAGKSSVLENFVGKDFLPRGSGIVTRRPLILQLINSPTEFAEFLHCKGKKFVDFDEVRKEIEAETDRVTGGNKGISNIPINLRVYSPNVLNLTLIDLPGLTKVPIGDQPADIEAQIKAMIFQFIKRENCLILAVTPANTDLANSDALKLAKEVDPEGVRTIGVITKLDLMDDGTDARDILENKLLPLRRGYIGVVNRSQKDIEGRKDIKNALAAERKFFLSHPSYRHLADRLGTPYLQRVLNQQLTNHIRDTLPALRDRLQKQLLALEKDVEQYKHFRPDDPAIKTKAMLQKTFLRMIQQLQSDFERTIEGSGSAQINTMELSGGAKINRLFHERFPFEIVKMEFDEKELRREIAFAIRNIHGIRVGLFTPDMAFEAIVKKQINRLKEPSLKCVDLVVQELSNVVRICTDRMNRYPRLREETERIITSHVRQREQMCKEQLVLLVDCELAYMNTNHEDFIGFANAQQSSENAVKSGRHTLGNQVIRKGYMCIHNLGIMKGGSRDYWFVLTSESISWFKDEEEREKKYMLPLDGLKLRDLEQGFMSRRHLFALFNPEGRNVYKDYKQLELSCETQDDVDSWKASFLRAGVYPEKSTEQTNGEGEGGSEAQSSMDPQLERQVETIRNLVDSYMKIVTKTTRDLVPKTIMHLIINNAKDFINGELLAHLYASGDQASMMEESPEEAQKREEMLRMYHACKEALRIIGDVSMATVTTPVPPPVKNDWLASGENPRLSPPSPGGPRRGVTQPPPLSSSRAPPPVPAGGRPAPAIPNRPGPGGPPPTRATPGLPPPLIPSRGGGLQQRITQAATQAAANAAVNELMDAFKIKRPVPNIPPRIPDRPYYGRLN; encoded by the exons AGATTTCTTACCCAGAGGATCTGGCATTGTAACCAGAAGACCGCTTATCTTGCAATTGATTAACAGTCCAACTG AATTTGCCGAATTTCTACATTGTAAGGGTAAGAAGTTTGTGGATTTTGATGAAGTACGGAAAGAAATTGAAGCTGAAACTGATAGAGTAACAGGTGGCAACAAGGGTATATCCAACATACCCATTAATTTAAGAGTATATTCACCAAAtg TTCTAAACTTGACGCTAATCGATTTACCTGGTCTGACAAAAGTACCAATTGGGGATCAACCAGCAGATATCGAAGCTCAAATTAAAGCCatgatttttcaatttatcaaaAGAGAGAATTGCCTCATATTAGCGGTCACTCCAGCAAACACTGATTTGGCGAACAGTGATGCTCTGAAACTTGCTAAAGAAGTAGACCCTGAAG GTGTACGTACAATTGGTGTTATTACAAAATTGGATCTTATGGATGATGGAACTGATGCAAGGGATATTTTGGAAAACAAATTACTACCCTTGAGACGTGGTTACATAGGTGTTGTTAACAGAAGTCAGAAAGATATAGAAGGTAGAAAAGACATTAAAAATGCTTTGGCAGCGGAAAGAAAGTTTTTCCTGAG CCATCCATCTTATCGGCATTTAGCAGATAGATTAGGAACACCATACTTGCAACGAGTCTTGAATCAACAGTTAACCAATCATATCAGGGATACTTTACCAGCATTAAGAGACAGATTACAGAAACAGTTACTTGCATTGGAAAAGGACGTGGAACAATATAAACATTTTAGACCCGATGATCCTGCCATAAAGACAAAAGCTATGTTGCA aaaaacatttttaaggATGATACAGCAACTTCAATCAGATTTTGAAAGGACTATTGAAGGCTCTGGATCTGCACAAATCAATACAATGGAACTTAGTGGTGGTGCTAAAATTAATCGATTATTCCACGAACGTTTTCCATTCGAAATAGTTAAAATGGAATTTGATGAAAAAGAATTGAGACGAGAAATAGCATTTGCTATTAGAAACATTCATG GTATCAGAGTGGGATTGTTTACTCCTGACATGGCATTTGAGGCAATAGTGAAGAAACAAATCAATAGACTCAAAGAACCCAGTCTAAAATGCGTAGACTTAGTTGTACAGGAACTCAGTAATGTTGTACGCATTTGTACAGATAGG ATGAACCGTTATCCTAGATTGAGGGAAGAAACGGAACGTATCATTACCTCTCATGTTAGGCAACGCGAGCAGATGTGCAAGGAGCAGTTGGTACTTTTGGTGGACTGTGAACTGGCGTACATGAACACGAACCACGAAGATTTTATTGGTTTTGCCAA TGCCCAACAATCATCAGAAAATGCTGTTAAATCGGGACGCCATACTTTAGGCAATCAGGTGATACGCAAGGGATACATGTGCATTCATAATCTTGGTATAATGAAAGGTGGATCTAGAGATTATTGGTTTGTTTTAACATCAGAGAGCATTTCCTGGTTCAAAGATGAAgaa GAACGTGAAAAGAAGTACATGCTACCATTAGACGGCTTGAAGTTGCGTGATTTGGAACAAGGATTTATGTCTCGGCGCCATTTGTTTGCATTGTTCAATCCAGAAGGCAGAAATGTATATAAGGATTACAAACAGCTTGAATTGAGTTGCGAAACACAGGATGATGTTGACTCCTGGAAGGCATCGTTCCTTAGAGCTGGCGTATATCCCGAAAAATCAACGGAGCAAACAAATGGAGAAGGAGAG GGCGGATCAGAAGCTCAATCATCTATGGATCCTCAATTGGAGCGCCAAGTGGAGACTATTAGGAATTTAGTAGATTCATACATGAAGATTGTTACAAAAACTACCCGTGATCTGGTTCCAAAGACAATTATGCATTTGATCATTAACAACGCAAAGGATTTCATTAACGGGGAGCTGTTGGCACACTTGTATGCGAGCGGCGATCAG GCTTCGATGATGGAAGAATCGCCCGAGGAAGCACAAAAGCGAGAAGAAATGCTGCGCATGTACCACGCATGCAAGGAAGCGCTGCGCATCATTGGAGACGTCTCGATGGCTACGGTCACCACCCCGGTGCCACCACCGGTGAAGAACGACTGGCTGGCGTCTGGCGAGAATCCAAG GTTATCACCACCATCTCCTGGTGGTCCCAGACGTGGAGTGACACAGCCACCACCTCTTTCTAGTTCTCGAGCACCTCCACCGGTTCCAGCTGGTGGCCGACCAGCACCGGCCATTCCCAACCGACCTGGACCTGGTGGACCACCACCGACCCGTGCTACACCTGGCCTACCGCCTCCACTAATACCATC TCGCGGGGGTGGTCTGCAGCAGAGGATTACGCAAGCCGCGACACAGGCCGCTGCAAATGCCGCCGTGAACGAGCTGATGGATGCATTCAAGATCAA GCGTCCCGTACCCAATATTCCTCCCCGAATTCCCGACAGACCGTACTACGGCCGATTAAACTGA